A window from Gallus gallus isolate bGalGal1 chromosome 5, bGalGal1.mat.broiler.GRCg7b, whole genome shotgun sequence encodes these proteins:
- the RAD9A gene encoding cell cycle checkpoint control protein RAD9A encodes MKCVIEGGNVKALGHAVHALSRVGDHLYLEPSDAGLSLRAASTSRSAFASFLFVPLFFQRYEPGPPGTRCKVLMKSFLGVFRSLPTLDKSVERCLVLLRPRAGRLVLQLHCKHGVTRTHQLAFQECERLQAVFDTQCCASRLRAPAQLLAEAVVHFPQTLAEVTLGAAAGGRIGLRSHLEEGSEPGKAMVTELWLAPDEFQEVAVVPGSRITFCLKEFRGLLSFAEASSLPLTIHYDEPGRPAIFTLDDSLMEAHLVLATLLDPESDSQPPPATNGRVSHPPAPPDDFADDLESYMVALESSACEGEAGAPPSPNFSLHTPRPAESDPEEEEDGAVPGTPPHKKFRSLFFGSVLTPGGPGPAPSQEVLAEDSDAEC; translated from the exons ATGAAGTGCGTCATCGAAGGCGGCAATGTGAAAG CCCTCGGCCACGCCGTGCACGCGCTGTCCCGTGTCGGCGACCACCTCTACCTGGAGCCCTCCGACGCTGGG CTGTCCCTGCGTGCCGCCAGCACCTCGCGCTCCGCCTTTGCCTCCTTTCTCTTCGTGCCTCTGTTCTTCCAGCGCTATGAGCCGGGCCCCCCTGGCACCCGCTGCAAGGTGCTGATGAAG TCCTTCCTGGGTGTGTTCCGCTCGCTGCCAACTCTGGACAAGTCGGTGGAgcgctgcctggtgctgctgcggccccgcgccgggcgCCTGGTGTTACAGCTGCACTGCAAGCACG GTGTCACCCGCACCCACCAGCTGGCCTTCCAGGAGTGCGAGAGGCTGCAGGCCGTCTTCGACACGCAGTGCTGCGCCAGCCGGCTGCGTGCTCCTGCACA gctgctggcgGAGGCAGTGGTGCACTTCCCGCAGACGCTGGCAGAGGTGacgctgggagctgctgctgggggtcGAATCGGGCTGCGCAGCCACCTGGAGGAGGGCAGCG AGCCTGgcaaggccatggtgacagaGCTGTGGTTGGCGCCGGATGAGTTCCAGGAGGTGGCGGTGGTGCCCGGCTCCCGCATCACTTTCTGCCTCAAGGAGTTCAGG gGGCTCCTGAGCTTCGCCGAGGCCTCCAGCCTGCCCCTCACCATCCACTACGATGAGCCCGGAAG GCCGGCCATCTTCACCCTGGATGACAGCCTGATGGAGGCACACCTCGTCCTGGCCACCCTCCTGGACCCAGAGAGCGACTCACAGCCACCCCCTGCCACCAATGG CCGCGTCTCCCACCCGCCTGCCCCCCCCGATGACTTCGCCGACGACCTCGAGTCCTACATGGTGGCCTTGGAAAGCAGCGCCTGCGAGGGGGAGGCGGGggcaccccccagccccaactTCTCCCTGCACACTCCTCGCCCTGCAGAAAGCGAccccgaggaggaggaggacggagctgtgccagggacgCCCCCTCACAAGAAG TTCCGCTCGCTGTTTTTCGGTTCTGTGCTGACGCCGGGGGGGCCTGGCCCAGCCCCCAGCCAGGAGGTGCTGGCAGAGGACAGCGATGCTGAGTGCTGA
- the PPP1CA gene encoding serine/threonine-protein phosphatase PP1-alpha catalytic subunit, with amino-acid sequence MADTEKLNLDSIIGRLLEVQGSRPGKNVQLTENEIRGLCLKSREIFLSQPILLELEAPLKICGDIHGQYYDLLRLFEYGGFPPESNYLFLGDYVDRGKQSLETICLLLAYKIKYPENFFLLRGNHECASINRIYGFYDECKRRYNIKLWKTFTDCFNCLPIAAIVDEKIFCCHGGLSPDLQSMEQIRRIMRPTDVPDQGLLCDLLWSDPDKDVQGWGENDRGVSFTFGAEVVAKFLHKHDLDLICRAHQVVEDGYEFFAKRQLVTLFSAPNYCGEFDNAGAMMSVDETLMCSFQILKPADKNKGKYGQFSGLNPAGRPVTPPRNSAKAKK; translated from the exons ATGGCGGACACCGAGAAGCTGAACCTCGACTCCATCATCGGCCGCCTCTTGGAGG TGCAAGGCTCACGGCCCGGGAAGAACGTCCAGCTGACAGAGAACGAGATCCGGGGGCTGTGCCTGAAGTCACGGGAGATATTCCTGAGCCAGCCCatcctgctggagctggaggccCCCCTCAAGATCTGCG GTGACATCCACGGGCAGTACTACGACTTGCTGCGGCTCTTTGAGTACGGGGGCTTTCCCCCCGAGAGCAACTACCTGTTCCTGGGTGACTACGTGGACCGGGGCAAACAGTCGCTGGAGAccatctgcctgctgctggcctaCAAGATCAAGTACCCCGAGAACTTCTTCCTGCTGCGTGGCAACCACGAATGTGCCAGCATCAACCGCATCTACGGTTTCTATGACGAGT GCAAGCGGCGATACAACATCAAGCTGTGGAAGACCTTCACCGACTGCTTCAActgcttgcccattgctgcCATTGTGGATGAGAAGATCTTCTGCTGCCATGGag GGCTGTCCCCTGACCTGCAGTCGATGGAGCAGATCCGGCGCATCATGCGACCCACGGACGTGCCCGACCAGGGCCTGCTGTGTGACCTGCTCTGGTCTGACCCTGACAAGgatgtgcagggctggggcgaGAACGACCGCGGCGTCTCCTTCACCTTTGGGGCTGAGGTGGTGGCCAAGTTCCTGCACAAGCACGACCTGGACCTCATCTGCCGGGCACACCAG GTGGTGGAGGATGGCTACGAGTTCTTTGCCAAGCGCCAGCTCGTCACCCTCTTCTCTGCACCCAACTACTGTGGGGAGTTCGACAACGCAGGCGCCATGATGAGCGTGGATGAGACGCTGATGTGCTCCTTCCAG ATTCTGAAACCGGCAGACAAGAACAAGGGCAAGTATGGGCAATTCAGTGGGCTGAACCCCGCCGGCCGCCCCGTCACCCCGCCACGCAACTCTGCCAAAGCCAAGAAGTGA